One region of Streptomyces sp. CG4 genomic DNA includes:
- a CDS encoding ABC transporter substrate-binding protein yields the protein MRTSIRRSQRLMALAAVAALTTGLLAGCAKDSNDGSSDNSGGGDGSGKGKITLTIGTFGVFGYQQAGLYDEYMKLHPDISIKENVTTRTDVYWPKVLTRLQAGSGTDDIEAIEIGNITEAVQTQADKFVDLGKDVDRSQWLDWKNAQATTKDGKLIGLGTDVGPMAVCYRKDLFQKAGLPTDRTRLAQLWKGDWSKYVDLGKQYMQKAPQGTKFVDSASSVYNAAVGGASERYYDKGGNVVWDRSEGVKKAWDAAMTVATSNMSAKLKQFDPTWDQGFANGSFASVACPAWMIGYIEQKSGDSGKGKWDVAAAPAASNWGGSFLGVPTATRHQKEAVALAKWLTAPEQQAKVFAKQASFPSTPSAYPGLRPQADTTAYFSNAPLTQIFSDAAKTIPAQPLGPKDKPIDNAISDIGILQVEQKGKSPSQGWDAASKEIKDVLGQ from the coding sequence ATGCGCACGAGCATCCGCCGGTCCCAGCGGCTGATGGCCCTCGCGGCCGTGGCCGCCCTGACCACGGGGCTGCTGGCCGGCTGCGCCAAGGACTCGAACGACGGCTCGTCGGACAACTCCGGCGGCGGCGACGGCAGCGGCAAGGGCAAGATCACGCTGACCATCGGCACGTTCGGCGTCTTCGGCTACCAGCAGGCCGGCCTCTACGACGAGTACATGAAGCTGCATCCGGACATCAGCATCAAGGAGAACGTCACCACCCGTACCGATGTGTACTGGCCGAAGGTGCTCACCCGCCTCCAGGCCGGCTCCGGCACGGACGACATCGAGGCCATCGAGATCGGCAACATCACCGAGGCCGTGCAGACCCAGGCCGACAAGTTCGTGGACCTCGGCAAGGACGTCGACAGGTCACAGTGGCTGGACTGGAAGAACGCCCAGGCCACCACCAAGGACGGCAAGCTCATCGGGCTCGGGACCGATGTCGGGCCGATGGCCGTCTGCTACCGGAAGGACCTGTTCCAGAAGGCCGGGCTGCCGACCGACCGGACCAGGCTCGCGCAGCTGTGGAAGGGCGACTGGTCCAAGTACGTCGATCTCGGCAAGCAGTACATGCAGAAGGCACCCCAGGGCACCAAGTTCGTGGACTCGGCCTCGTCCGTCTACAACGCGGCGGTGGGCGGCGCGAGCGAGCGGTACTACGACAAGGGCGGCAATGTCGTCTGGGACAGGTCCGAGGGCGTGAAGAAGGCCTGGGACGCCGCCATGACCGTCGCCACCAGCAATATGTCGGCGAAGCTGAAGCAGTTCGACCCGACCTGGGACCAGGGCTTCGCCAACGGCAGCTTCGCCAGCGTCGCCTGCCCGGCCTGGATGATCGGCTACATCGAGCAGAAGTCCGGCGACTCGGGCAAGGGCAAGTGGGACGTGGCGGCGGCGCCGGCGGCGTCCAACTGGGGCGGCTCCTTCCTCGGTGTGCCGACGGCGACCAGGCACCAGAAGGAGGCCGTCGCGCTGGCGAAGTGGCTGACCGCGCCCGAACAGCAGGCGAAGGTGTTCGCCAAGCAGGCCAGCTTCCCGTCCACCCCGTCGGCGTACCCGGGTCTGCGGCCGCAGGCCGACACCACGGCGTACTTCTCGAACGCGCCGCTCACCCAGATCTTCTCCGACGCGGCGAAGACCATCCCCGCGCAGCCCCTCGGCCCCAAGGACAAGCCGATCGACAACGCGATCAGCGACATCGGCATCCTCCAGGTGGAGCAGAAGGGCAAGTCGCCGTCCCAGGGCTGGGACGCGGCGAGCAAGGAGATCAAGGACGTGCTCGGCCAGTGA
- a CDS encoding LacI family DNA-binding transcriptional regulator, which translates to MASQGARGRSGGRPTLEEVAARAGVGRGTVSRVINGSPRVSDATRAAVEAAVAELGYVPNTAARALAANRTDAIALVVPEPETRFFAEPYFSDMLRGVGSQLSDTEMQLLLIFAGSDRERRRLAQYLAAHRVDGVLLVSVHADDPLPDLLAQLEIPAVISGPRSAGETLTSVDSDNYGGARSAVEHLLSRGRTRIAHITGRLDVYGAQCRVDGYRDALRDAGREVDELLVEPGDFTEEGGRRAMSVLLDRHPDLDAVFAGSDVMAAGARQVLREAGRRIPADVALVGYDDSAIARHMDPPLTSVRQPIEQMGRAMLDLLLTEIADRRPPVSRGLERQHAVLPTELVARASS; encoded by the coding sequence ATGGCAAGCCAGGGAGCGCGGGGCCGCAGCGGAGGCCGGCCCACGCTCGAAGAGGTCGCCGCCCGGGCCGGGGTCGGCCGGGGCACGGTCTCGCGGGTGATCAACGGCTCGCCCCGGGTCAGCGACGCCACCCGCGCCGCGGTCGAGGCGGCGGTCGCGGAACTCGGCTACGTCCCCAACACGGCCGCCCGCGCCCTCGCCGCCAACCGCACCGACGCCATCGCCCTCGTCGTCCCCGAGCCGGAGACCCGCTTCTTCGCGGAGCCCTACTTCTCGGACATGCTGCGCGGTGTCGGCTCCCAGCTCTCCGACACCGAGATGCAGTTGCTGCTGATCTTCGCGGGCAGCGACCGGGAGCGCCGGCGCCTGGCCCAGTACCTGGCGGCCCACCGGGTCGACGGCGTACTCCTCGTCTCCGTCCACGCCGACGACCCCCTGCCCGACCTGCTGGCCCAGCTGGAGATCCCGGCCGTGATCAGCGGCCCCCGCTCGGCCGGCGAGACGCTCACCTCGGTGGACTCGGACAACTACGGCGGTGCCCGCTCGGCCGTCGAGCACCTGCTCTCCCGCGGCCGCACCCGCATCGCGCACATCACCGGCCGCCTCGACGTGTACGGCGCCCAGTGCCGCGTCGACGGCTACCGCGACGCCCTGCGCGACGCGGGCCGCGAGGTGGACGAACTCCTCGTGGAGCCGGGGGACTTCACGGAGGAGGGCGGCCGGCGGGCGATGTCCGTACTCCTGGACCGGCACCCGGACCTGGACGCCGTCTTCGCCGGCTCGGACGTGATGGCGGCCGGCGCCCGGCAGGTGCTGCGCGAGGCGGGCCGCCGTATCCCGGCCGACGTGGCGCTGGTCGGCTACGACGACTCCGCCATCGCCCGCCACATGGACCCGCCGCTGACCAGCGTCCGCCAGCCCATAGAGCAGATGGGCCGCGCGATGCTCGACCTGCTCCTCACGGAGATCGCCGACCGCCGCCCGCCCGTGTCGCGGGGGCTGGAGCGGCAACACGCGGTACTGCCGACGGAGTTGGTGGCGCGAGCGTCGTCGTAG
- a CDS encoding nitronate monooxygenase — MGLSTAFTRLFGVEHPIALAPMGGSAGGALTAAVSRGGGLGLLGSGNGDRDWLARELPVLTAENAGRPWGVGFQAWATDVGAVEWTLERGPAAVMLSFGDPRPFAERVRDAGAALIVQVTDLEEAHRAVDVGADVIVAQGTEAGGHGARHGRSTLPFVPVVVDLAAPVPVLAAGGIADGRGVAAALALGAAGALLGTRFQATTEALVDRATAHAIVAGRSEDTERNRVLDIARGSRWPAKYTARTLPHPFLDRWRTREAELATDAQARQSYQEAVARGEIPALPQWAGEAVDLIDDLPSAAGLVADLAAQAEAALKRACGG; from the coding sequence ATGGGCTTGTCTACGGCCTTCACGCGGCTGTTCGGTGTGGAGCATCCGATCGCGCTGGCGCCGATGGGCGGTTCGGCGGGCGGAGCCCTGACGGCAGCCGTCTCGCGCGGTGGCGGGCTCGGGCTGCTGGGCAGCGGGAACGGCGACCGGGACTGGCTGGCCCGCGAACTGCCCGTCCTGACCGCCGAGAACGCCGGACGGCCCTGGGGCGTCGGCTTTCAGGCGTGGGCGACCGATGTCGGTGCGGTGGAGTGGACGCTGGAGCGCGGTCCGGCTGCCGTGATGCTGTCCTTCGGTGACCCGAGGCCCTTCGCGGAGCGCGTCCGCGACGCGGGTGCGGCGCTGATCGTGCAGGTCACCGATCTGGAGGAGGCCCACAGGGCGGTGGACGTCGGCGCCGACGTGATCGTGGCGCAGGGCACCGAAGCGGGCGGGCACGGGGCCCGGCACGGGCGGTCCACGCTGCCGTTCGTGCCCGTCGTGGTGGACCTGGCGGCGCCCGTCCCGGTGCTCGCGGCCGGCGGGATCGCCGACGGGCGCGGTGTGGCCGCCGCCCTGGCCCTGGGCGCGGCGGGGGCGCTGCTCGGCACCCGGTTCCAGGCCACCACCGAGGCCCTGGTCGACCGCGCGACCGCCCATGCCATCGTGGCCGGCCGCAGCGAGGACACCGAGCGCAACCGCGTGCTGGACATCGCCCGCGGCTCGCGCTGGCCAGCGAAGTACACCGCCCGCACCCTCCCGCACCCCTTCCTCGACCGCTGGCGGACCCGGGAGGCGGAACTCGCGACCGACGCCCAGGCCCGGCAGTCGTACCAGGAAGCCGTCGCACGCGGCGAGATCCCCGCGCTCCCGCAGTGGGCCGGCGAGGCCGTCGACCTCATCGACGACCTGCCCTCCGCCGCCGGCCTGGTCGCCGACCTGGCCGCCCAGGCCGAGGCGGCGCTGAAACGGGCCTGCGGGGGCTGA
- a CDS encoding DoxX family protein gives MNLALWTVTGLLAVAYLLGGGGKVVMAKEKIAAFGPSSRWVDDFGDGSVKAIGALEVLAAVGLILPAALDVAPELVPLAATGLVLLMIGAAITRYRRHELKFMAVDVLYIVLAAFVAWGRFGPESFVH, from the coding sequence ATGAACCTCGCTCTGTGGACCGTCACCGGACTGCTCGCCGTCGCCTATCTGCTCGGCGGTGGCGGCAAGGTGGTCATGGCGAAGGAGAAGATCGCGGCGTTCGGGCCGAGTTCGCGATGGGTCGACGACTTCGGCGACGGCAGCGTGAAGGCCATCGGCGCCCTGGAGGTGCTGGCCGCGGTGGGGCTGATCCTGCCCGCCGCGCTCGACGTCGCGCCGGAGCTGGTGCCGCTGGCCGCAACCGGCCTGGTGCTCCTCATGATCGGGGCGGCCATCACTCGATACCGGCGGCACGAACTCAAGTTCATGGCGGTGGACGTGCTTTACATCGTCCTGGCAGCCTTCGTGGCGTGGGGCCGCTTCGGCCCGGAGTCCTTCGTCCACTGA
- the sigJ gene encoding RNA polymerase sigma factor SigJ encodes MAGSAVGTDVGTDADRYRSLLFSIAYGMTGSVGDAEDLVQDAFLNLTRARQAGTTVGNLKAYLTTSVTRLAINHLSSARVRRETYVGDWLPEPVVVSTERPGPAEHAELSDSLSMAFLVLLETLAPAERAVFVLREVFGYGYPDVARIVGKSEANCRQIFARAGKRIAPGRQPADLAPPPPVRRAEGEELARKFFAAAEGGDMDALLGMLAPEVVFQGDGGGKARALARSVTEPRHVAQLMVGGLRRVGILGASLRAAWINGRPGAVIHDAEGRVASVVELDIADGAIRAIHSVSNPDKLGHLGPVSDIARLPKR; translated from the coding sequence GTGGCGGGATCAGCAGTGGGGACGGACGTGGGGACGGACGCGGACCGGTACCGGTCGCTGCTCTTCTCCATCGCCTATGGGATGACCGGGTCGGTGGGCGACGCCGAGGACCTCGTGCAGGACGCCTTCCTCAACCTGACCCGGGCGCGCCAGGCCGGGACGACAGTCGGGAATCTGAAGGCGTATCTGACCACGTCGGTGACACGGCTCGCCATCAACCACCTGAGTTCGGCCCGGGTACGGCGGGAGACCTATGTGGGCGACTGGCTGCCCGAGCCGGTCGTGGTGTCCACCGAACGGCCCGGACCGGCCGAGCACGCCGAGCTGTCCGACTCGCTGTCGATGGCGTTCCTCGTGCTGCTGGAGACCCTCGCCCCGGCGGAGCGCGCGGTGTTCGTGCTGCGCGAGGTGTTCGGGTACGGCTATCCGGACGTGGCGAGGATCGTCGGCAAGTCCGAGGCGAACTGCCGGCAGATCTTCGCCCGCGCCGGAAAGCGCATCGCCCCCGGCAGGCAGCCGGCCGACCTCGCGCCGCCGCCCCCGGTGCGGCGGGCCGAGGGCGAGGAACTGGCCCGTAAGTTCTTCGCGGCCGCCGAGGGCGGTGACATGGACGCGCTGCTCGGCATGCTCGCCCCGGAGGTGGTGTTCCAGGGCGACGGCGGCGGCAAGGCGCGGGCGCTCGCGAGGTCGGTCACCGAGCCGCGCCACGTGGCACAGCTGATGGTCGGCGGCCTCCGCCGGGTCGGGATACTCGGCGCCTCCCTCCGCGCGGCCTGGATCAACGGCCGGCCGGGCGCCGTGATCCACGACGCCGAGGGCCGCGTGGCCAGCGTGGTCGAACTCGACATCGCCGACGGCGCGATCCGGGCGATCCACTCGGTGTCCAACCCCGACAAACTCGGCCACCTCGGCCCGGTGTCGGACATTGCCCGCCTGCCGAAGAGGTGA
- a CDS encoding BTAD domain-containing putative transcriptional regulator, with translation MGEEPDRLRFNILGTLEVWAGQTLLRFGGAIQERVLVTLLLEPGKAVPVSRLVEAAWDEEPPTSAEHQVRKAVSELRRRIPGGACAVVTDDYGYRVQLGDGRLDLDEFADLLRTARAAADANRTAEAVSVLRRALALWRGPVLAGRGGRIIEAAATAWEERRLTAAEQYFELRLAQGAAPELVGDLRDLVSRHPLRETLRGQLMLALYRSGRGAEALEEYAAARSLLAGELGIDPGAPLMRLHEGILREDPELAPPATAPQPAQATAATTVPPAAPLTSVAEPGPVDRGVCTLPYDVTDFTGRDDKLRLLLAKAREPGGEGTRILALDGMGGSGKTTLAVRAAHRLADHYPDGQHFLDLRGFTPGEEPLRPAVALESLLRSLGVPDEQIPEGTGARTALWRVTVARKRVLILLDNAADPSQVIPLLPASSGCLVLITSRGRLVDLDGAEWIGLGMLTAAESATLLAETLGAERTAAEPDAVAELGELCGRLPLALRIAAARLRNRPRWTVAHLVERLSHETRRLEELSTGRRSVTATLELSYQALSASVRSGFRLLGQHPGTEIDVWSAAALAGTTVQEAEDLLEHLLDAHMLQQHTLGLYSFHDLVRSFARSLPGDDTENGAPAERLLPYYLGATEAACATLFPDRLPMAFDVAVPSATELPALRTAAQAMDWFDREYHTIQFLIDRDGDTADPACVVHLSRNLAFYLYSRSKPDEQLAQGITAVRASRRLGDQRLLCLSLNNLGVAQWRAGRFHDGIDSVSEALRIARSLGDEVGEAMSIGRLGLLYLDTGQLAEAVSHLERAVVLRRESGYATGEADSWANLSSAYRRLGRHREAVAAAEEALRINRRLGVLDKERLVLNDLAAGLLGMGEPERALAVLDACLTPGDEARATENHALALALSAEARQLLGDDERALRDADHARETVGRSGVRLRASEIENIVGRVHRRAGDPAAALRLHRLALDRATALDYRAEILDALTGLSAAAADLGEKEAAAEYRDRARVLAAELGIGEREGKTEGESEAE, from the coding sequence ATGGGGGAAGAGCCGGACCGGCTTCGGTTCAACATCCTGGGCACGCTGGAGGTCTGGGCCGGGCAGACCCTGCTGCGGTTCGGGGGAGCGATCCAGGAACGCGTGCTCGTCACCCTGCTCCTGGAGCCCGGCAAGGCCGTACCGGTCAGCCGTCTGGTCGAGGCCGCCTGGGACGAGGAACCGCCCACGAGCGCCGAACACCAGGTGCGCAAGGCCGTGTCGGAGCTGCGCCGACGGATACCCGGCGGCGCCTGCGCCGTTGTCACGGACGACTACGGCTACCGCGTCCAGCTCGGTGACGGCCGACTCGACCTCGACGAATTCGCCGACCTGTTGCGCACCGCCCGTGCCGCGGCCGACGCGAACCGTACGGCCGAGGCGGTGTCGGTCCTGCGACGGGCGCTCGCCCTGTGGCGCGGCCCCGTCCTGGCCGGCCGCGGCGGCCGGATCATCGAGGCGGCGGCGACGGCGTGGGAGGAACGCCGGCTGACCGCGGCCGAGCAGTACTTCGAACTGCGCCTGGCGCAGGGCGCGGCCCCCGAACTCGTCGGTGACCTGCGCGACCTCGTCTCCCGGCACCCGCTGCGCGAGACCCTGCGGGGCCAGCTCATGCTCGCCCTGTACCGCTCCGGGCGCGGCGCCGAGGCGCTGGAGGAGTACGCGGCCGCGCGCTCCCTCCTCGCCGGGGAACTGGGCATCGACCCGGGCGCCCCGCTCATGCGCCTGCACGAGGGCATCCTTCGCGAGGACCCCGAACTGGCCCCGCCGGCCACCGCTCCGCAGCCCGCCCAGGCGACCGCGGCGACCACTGTGCCCCCGGCGGCCCCCTTGACCTCGGTGGCCGAGCCGGGTCCGGTGGACCGGGGCGTGTGCACACTGCCGTACGACGTGACCGACTTCACCGGCCGGGATGACAAACTTCGGCTGCTGCTGGCGAAAGCCCGCGAGCCCGGCGGCGAGGGCACCCGGATCCTCGCTCTGGACGGTATGGGCGGCTCCGGCAAGACCACCCTCGCGGTACGGGCCGCGCACCGGCTCGCCGACCACTACCCCGACGGCCAGCACTTCCTGGACCTGCGTGGCTTCACCCCTGGTGAGGAGCCGCTGCGGCCCGCCGTGGCGCTGGAGAGCCTGCTGCGGTCGCTGGGCGTACCGGACGAGCAGATACCGGAGGGCACCGGGGCGCGGACGGCGTTGTGGCGGGTCACGGTCGCGCGCAAGCGGGTGCTGATCCTGCTCGACAACGCCGCCGACCCGAGCCAGGTGATCCCGCTGCTGCCCGCCTCCTCCGGCTGCCTGGTGCTGATCACCAGCAGGGGCCGGCTGGTCGACCTCGACGGCGCCGAGTGGATCGGCCTCGGCATGCTCACCGCGGCGGAGAGCGCCACCCTCCTCGCGGAGACGCTGGGCGCCGAGCGCACCGCGGCCGAGCCGGACGCGGTGGCCGAACTCGGAGAGCTGTGCGGCCGGTTGCCGCTCGCCCTGCGCATCGCGGCGGCCCGGCTGCGCAACCGGCCCCGCTGGACGGTGGCGCACCTCGTGGAGCGGCTCAGCCACGAAACGCGCCGGCTGGAGGAGCTGAGCACCGGCCGGCGCAGCGTCACGGCGACCCTGGAACTCTCGTACCAGGCGCTGAGCGCGAGCGTGCGCAGCGGATTCCGGCTCCTCGGGCAGCACCCCGGCACCGAGATCGACGTCTGGTCCGCGGCCGCCCTGGCGGGAACCACCGTGCAGGAGGCCGAGGATCTCCTCGAACACCTCCTGGACGCGCACATGCTGCAGCAGCACACGCTGGGCCTGTACAGCTTCCACGACCTGGTGCGCAGCTTCGCCCGCTCGCTGCCGGGCGACGACACCGAGAACGGGGCACCGGCCGAGCGGCTGCTGCCGTACTACCTCGGCGCGACCGAGGCCGCCTGTGCGACGCTGTTCCCGGACCGGCTGCCCATGGCGTTCGACGTCGCGGTCCCGTCGGCGACCGAACTGCCCGCGTTGCGGACGGCGGCGCAGGCCATGGACTGGTTCGACCGCGAGTACCACACGATCCAGTTCCTCATCGACCGGGACGGGGACACCGCCGACCCGGCCTGTGTGGTGCACCTGTCCCGCAACCTGGCCTTCTACCTGTACTCGCGCAGCAAACCGGACGAACAGCTCGCGCAGGGGATCACCGCCGTACGTGCCTCGCGCCGGCTCGGGGACCAGCGGCTGCTGTGCCTCAGCCTCAACAACCTCGGCGTGGCACAGTGGCGGGCGGGCCGCTTCCACGACGGCATCGACAGCGTCTCCGAGGCTCTGCGGATCGCCCGTTCGCTGGGTGACGAGGTCGGTGAGGCGATGAGCATCGGGCGGCTCGGGCTGCTCTACCTGGACACCGGTCAACTGGCCGAAGCGGTAAGCCACTTGGAGCGAGCCGTGGTGCTGCGGCGCGAGAGCGGCTACGCGACCGGCGAAGCCGACAGCTGGGCCAACCTGTCCTCCGCATACCGCCGGCTCGGCCGCCACCGCGAGGCCGTCGCGGCGGCCGAGGAGGCGCTGCGGATCAACCGCCGCCTCGGCGTCCTCGACAAGGAGAGACTCGTCCTGAACGACCTGGCCGCCGGGCTGCTGGGCATGGGCGAACCCGAACGGGCGCTGGCGGTCCTCGACGCCTGCCTCACACCCGGTGACGAGGCCCGGGCCACGGAGAACCACGCCCTGGCCCTCGCCCTCTCGGCGGAGGCCCGCCAGCTCCTCGGCGACGACGAGCGCGCGCTGCGCGACGCCGACCACGCCCGCGAGACCGTCGGCCGCTCCGGAGTACGACTGCGCGCTTCGGAGATCGAGAACATCGTCGGCCGGGTCCACCGCAGGGCCGGCGACCCCGCCGCGGCCCTGCGCCTGCACCGGCTCGCCCTCGACCGTGCGACCGCCCTGGACTACCGGGCCGAGATCCTCGACGCCCTGACCGGGCTGAGCGCCGCAGCGGCGGACTTGGGGGAGAAGGAGGCGGCGGCGGAGTACCGGGATCGAGCGCGGGTCCTGGCGGCGGAGCTGGGGATCGGGGAGAGAGAAGGCAAGACGGAAGGGGAGAGCGAAGCGGAGTAA
- a CDS encoding phosphoribosylglycinamide synthetase, with product MQTRPDRLLMVLPRARTVRKAVAAGYRVWSVWDPALRPATEHADVVRHSAQVLTADLTDEPALRALVVRAAEEHRIGHVLYLGGGAGRRPVLEEAHKLGLGVNSPDTHRLLEDRGALRDLLSGHDRLSVRYRRVERRSELPGAVRESGGHPAVVCSLARDADRRPVLAPDLGALTAWALRTPGPYLVEEFLAGPQYNVTTLSVDGMHQVVGITATVTGGPPHFVATEHVHPARLGARAGAEIRSAVCALLDLAGFECGPADTTVVLTATGPRIVSSHPRFARDGIPLLLRVTCGIDLEAAFFQSLALGRCLPHADPAGIAATGFFRLPPGRLTAVTALDELRALPHVHAVRFPFRPGDVVRATTNSATRHGYVVVDGADADATAERLATARQLLHTGVEVEPAP from the coding sequence ATGCAGACCCGACCCGACCGCCTGCTGATGGTTCTGCCACGCGCCCGGACGGTCCGCAAGGCCGTGGCGGCAGGGTATCGGGTCTGGTCCGTGTGGGACCCGGCGCTGCGCCCGGCGACCGAGCACGCCGACGTGGTCCGGCACTCCGCACAGGTGCTGACCGCCGACCTCACCGACGAGCCGGCTCTGCGCGCACTCGTCGTACGAGCCGCCGAGGAGCATCGCATCGGGCACGTGCTGTACCTGGGCGGCGGGGCGGGCAGGCGGCCGGTACTGGAAGAGGCTCACAAGCTCGGCCTCGGCGTCAACTCGCCCGACACCCACCGGCTCCTGGAGGACCGTGGCGCCCTGCGCGATCTGCTGAGCGGCCACGACCGGCTGAGCGTGCGCTACCGGCGGGTGGAGCGAAGGTCCGAACTCCCGGGCGCCGTACGCGAGTCGGGCGGTCATCCGGCCGTCGTCTGCTCCCTGGCCCGGGACGCCGACCGCCGTCCCGTCCTCGCCCCCGACCTGGGTGCCCTGACGGCCTGGGCCCTACGCACCCCGGGGCCCTACCTCGTCGAGGAGTTCTTGGCCGGGCCGCAGTACAACGTCACCACCCTCAGCGTCGACGGCATGCACCAAGTCGTCGGCATCACGGCCACGGTGACCGGGGGGCCGCCGCATTTCGTGGCGACGGAGCATGTGCACCCGGCCCGGCTCGGCGCGCGTGCGGGCGCCGAGATCCGGTCCGCGGTGTGCGCGCTGCTGGACCTCGCGGGATTCGAGTGCGGCCCGGCCGACACCACCGTCGTGCTGACCGCCACCGGCCCGCGCATCGTCTCCTCGCATCCCCGGTTCGCCCGGGACGGGATACCCCTGCTGCTCCGGGTCACCTGCGGGATCGACCTGGAGGCGGCGTTCTTCCAGAGCCTCGCGCTGGGCCGATGTCTGCCGCACGCCGACCCGGCGGGCATCGCCGCGACCGGCTTCTTCCGGCTGCCGCCCGGCCGCCTGACTGCCGTGACCGCTCTGGACGAACTGCGCGCTCTGCCCCATGTGCACGCGGTGCGCTTCCCGTTCCGCCCCGGGGATGTCGTCCGCGCCACGACGAACAGCGCGACCCGGCACGGCTATGTCGTCGTCGACGGCGCGGACGCGGACGCGACCGCCGAACGCCTGGCGACCGCGCGGCAGTTGCTGCACACCGGAGTCGAGGTCGAACCCGCACCCTGA
- a CDS encoding LysR family transcriptional regulator: MRQLRTFHKAATLLSFSRTAAELNYAQSSVTGQIKGLENALGVALFERLSGRRVRLTPAGLRLLPFAERLLLLADEARSVTLGSPEPSGRLVIGTMESIATYRMPPLLELFHHRCPQLELVLRPGSGAEILDGLRQGALDLVLLIDTDTRHPGLESTVFGPEPLVAVVAPDHALAGLRSGTGERLRDVPILAPESGRGYRRLLEREWNGRTAPLLESGTVESTKRWAAAGLGVGLLPEVAVVEDIAAGVLVPLDWRPPSAVYTQLVRRRRTPLSREMRLFIDRVSTLMAEENDQLAA; the protein is encoded by the coding sequence ATGCGTCAGCTCAGGACGTTTCACAAGGCCGCCACTCTGCTCAGCTTCAGCCGCACGGCAGCCGAGCTCAACTACGCGCAGTCAAGTGTGACCGGGCAGATCAAGGGCCTGGAGAACGCCCTGGGTGTGGCGCTGTTCGAACGGCTCTCCGGCCGCAGGGTGCGGCTCACACCGGCCGGCCTGCGGCTGCTGCCGTTCGCGGAACGGTTGCTCCTGCTGGCCGACGAGGCGCGCAGCGTGACCCTGGGCTCCCCCGAGCCGTCGGGGCGGCTGGTGATCGGGACGATGGAGAGCATCGCGACGTACCGCATGCCACCGCTCCTCGAGCTGTTCCACCACCGCTGCCCGCAGCTGGAGTTGGTCCTGCGGCCGGGCAGCGGGGCGGAGATCCTCGACGGCCTGCGCCAGGGTGCCCTGGACCTGGTGCTGCTGATCGACACCGACACCCGTCATCCCGGCCTGGAGAGCACGGTCTTCGGACCGGAGCCGCTCGTCGCCGTCGTAGCACCCGACCACGCACTGGCCGGTCTGCGGTCCGGCACCGGTGAGCGGCTGCGTGACGTGCCCATCCTGGCGCCGGAGTCCGGCCGCGGCTACCGGCGGCTCCTGGAGCGCGAGTGGAACGGCCGTACCGCGCCGCTGCTGGAGTCAGGCACGGTCGAGTCGACCAAGCGGTGGGCCGCGGCCGGCCTGGGCGTGGGGCTGTTGCCCGAGGTCGCCGTCGTCGAGGACATCGCGGCGGGTGTGCTCGTACCGCTCGACTGGCGCCCGCCGTCCGCCGTGTACACGCAGCTCGTACGACGCCGGCGCACCCCGCTCAGCCGCGAGATGCGGCTCTTCATCGACCGGGTCAGCACCCTGATGGCCGAGGAGAACGACCAGCTCGCGGCCTGA